Proteins encoded within one genomic window of Pseudorasbora parva isolate DD20220531a chromosome 3, ASM2467924v1, whole genome shotgun sequence:
- the LOC137072125 gene encoding zona pellucida sperm-binding protein 3-like yields the protein MGFWQVGVGLVVILALGFSDAQWRARAAHNRSPSELRPRALAQASQQADSRMSVVSNKPVFAPQTFPAQFPLQTPVRTDIGKQSQDFMGVQSKELLQGPVAKLTWSFPSLPEEPQPPAVPFELPRPVPANSVAAQCGENSVYVEVMKDFFGTGHPLSSSAFTLGGCTATGEDPSAQVLIFESELHGCSSTSMVTGDELVYSFNIIYTPQAVNGVPIVRSRSAVVGIECHYPRAHNVSSDALLPTWIPYASTKVAEDIFVFSLRLMTDDWLFERPSNQYFLGDVINLEASVRLYSHVPVRVFVDSCVATAVPDVASVPRYSFIENNGCLVDAKLTGSTSPFMPRTQGDKLRFQLEAFRFQQADSGLVYITCVLKAAAATPSFEQKACSFSANGWVSADDSDQVCGCCDSTCSVRSGSDRLLTDLRWEKASVGPINVKDYGQKVTGSAV from the exons ATGGGGTTTTGGCAGGTTGGAGTTGGATTGGTGGTTATTCTTGCTCTTGGATTTTCTGATGCACAATGGCGAGCAAGAGCAGCCCATAATCGCAGTCCAAGTGAGCTTAGGCCTAGGGCATTAGCTCAAGCATCTCAACAGGCTGATTCCAGGATGTCTGTGGTTTCCAATAAACCTGTGTTTGCGCCACAAACATTCCCCGCTCAGTTTCCTCTCCAGACACCAGTCAGGACTGACATCGGAAAGCAATCTCAAGATTTCATGGGCGTTCAATCAAAAGAGCTGTTGCAGGGTCCAGTAGCAAAACTGACGTGGAGCTTTCCAAGTCTACCAGAGGAACCGCAGCCACCCGCCGTTCCTTTTGAGTTGCCGCGTCCTGTCCCCGCCAACAGTGTAGCTGCTCAGTGTGGAGAGAATTCAGTATATGTGGAAGTGATGAAGGACTTCTTTGGGACTGGACACCCACTGTCGTCCTCTGCTTTTACACTGGGAGGCTGCACTGCAACTGGAGAGGATCCTTCTGCTCAAGTGCTCATCTTTGAGTCTGAACTGCATGGATGTAGCAGCACATCAATG GTGACTGGGGATGAGCTTGTCTATTCGTTCAACATTATCTACACCCCACAAGCAGTTAATGGTGTTCCTATTGTCAGGAGCCGTAGTGCAGTGGTTGGTATCGAGTGTCATTATCCAAG AGCACATAATGTGAGCAGCGACGCCTTATTGCCCACTTGGATCCCATATGCCTCAACTAAGGTTGCGGAGGACATCTTTGTCTTCTCCCTCAGGCTCATGACTG ATGACTGGCTGTTTGAGCGACCTTCTAACCAGTACTTCCTGGGTGACGTGATAAATCTTGAAGCATCAGTGCGTTTGTACAGCCATGTTCCCGTCCGTGTGTTTGTGGACAGCTGCGTGGCTACTGCTGTCCCTGATGTTGCTTCTGTCCCCAGATACTCCTTTATTGAGAATAATGG GTGCCTGGTTGATGCCAAGCTCACAGGCTCCACATCTCCCTTTATGCCTCGGACTCAAGGTGATAAGCTGCGGTTTCAATTAGAGGCGTTCAGGTTCCAGCAAGCAGACAGTGGACTG GTCTACATCACATGTGTTTTGAAGGCGGCTGCAGCAACCCCaagttttgagcaaaaagcttgTTCATTCTCTGCTAATGG TTGGGTGTCCGCAGATGACTCTGACCAGGTGTGCGGCTGCTGTGACTCCACTTGTAGCGTCAGAAGTGGAAGTGATCGGCTGCTTACGG ATCTACGATGGGAAAAGGCATCTGTCGGCCCCATCAATGTTAAGGACTATGGCCAAAAAGTAACTGGAAGTGCagtataa